Sequence from the Erythrobacter insulae genome:
GAGCGTGCAGTACGCGCGGTTTTGGCGGGGAAATTGATGACTGAAATGTCAGCGGCAAACGGGCTGGTGCTTGAACGCAGCAGGCCACTCAGGCTTTTTACGCTCTTTATTCTGTATGTCGGACAAGGGATGCCGATCGGGCTGTTCTGGTTCGCGATCCCTGCATGGATGGCAGTGAATGGCGCCAGCGCCGCAGATATCGGATCGGTTGCCGCTCTAACCGCTTTGCCTTGGTCATTGAAGCTGGTGAACGGCTTTATCATGGATCGTTACACGTACCTTGCCATGGGACGCCGGCGGGTCTGGATATTGGGCGCGCAAATGGTGATGATCTTTTGCTTGATCATCGCGGCGCTCCTGAACCCGTCTGCATCGGACGTAGCGATCCTTGGCGCGATCGCTTTTGCCGTTAATTTGGCGACCACATTTCAAGATGTCGCAGTGGATGGTCTGGCCGTCGATATCATGACCGAAGACGAGCGCGCCCGCGGTTCTGGCATGATGTTTGGTGGTCAAGCCATCGGCATATCGGCGGCGACTGCGATTACCGGCTTTTTGATCGAGGATTTCGGCGCACCGGTTTCCTATCTTTGCGTCGCGGCGCTTATTGCGATGCTGTGCATCTACATCGCCTGTTTTCGCGAACGTCAGGGAGAGCGCAGCCTGCCTTGGAGCGCGGGTGAAGCAAATGAGCGCAACCTTGAGATACAGCTGGACGCGTGGTGGCCGCTGCTCAAATCGACCTGTGCGTCTCTTTTTACCGTTCAAAGCCTGCTTTGGATCGCGGTCCTTTTTTCACTGGGTATTCTGTATGGCGGCATGGCGGGCGCCGGGCCGATCATCGGGGCGAATTATGTCGGCTGGGATGTTTCAGCCATATCCGCGCATACCGCGATCGCCGGCCTTGTTTCGGGTGTATTGGTGATGACGCTGGGCGGTTGGCTGGGTGACAAATTCGGGGCCAAAATGATCGGAATGATCTGGATTGCCATCACTATCTTGCTCATGCTTTCGATGTTTGGTCTTTCGGAGCATTGGGGCAGTTCATTCCTGTTCCTCATATTCCTTTATGGCTGGCTGTCGCTGAACAATCTGCGCACTGTTGCGATCCTGCCGATTGCCATGCGCCTGTGCGATCCGAAAGTCGCAGCGACGCAGTTCACGATCTATATGGCGGTGAGCAATTTTGGCATTTCATTTGGCGCTTTCATGCTGGGTCAAAGCGACAAGATGGGCGGTCTGCAATCGATCTTCGCGATTGTAGCGTTGGGCCATGTGATCGGCCTTGTCCTGTTGCTGACGGTGAAATTCCCGCGTCGTCCCGAATATTACCAGATTCTGAAACGGCGTGAGTTGCGGGCGGTTCAAAAGCCCGCATAGCGAAAGCGGGCACAGCGAAAGCGGGCACAGCGAAAGCGGGCTTGGCGAAAGCGGGCAAAACAAAGGCCGGAGCGCCGATGATCGAGCGCTCCGGCCATTGGTTGCTGTGCCCGGTGCTGCACCGCGCAGGGTGCGCGATTGCGATCACTCGCAAACGGGTTTCATTCACGCGATAATCGCATCGACCTTGCTATGAGCTGCGGCAATCTTGTCCGCAGCGTCTTCGCCCATAATCCCGTCGGCCGCGATCACTTGGACGTCTTTAATGCCAAGGAAGCCAAGGAAGAATTTAAGCCAGCTGGTGGCAAAATCCATGTCGCTGCCAACCGGGGTGCCGCCCGATGCTACCGTGATATAGGCCTTCTTGCCTTCGAGCAGACCCGCAGGTCCGGTCGGCGTGTATTCAAACGTGGTGCCCGCCCGTGCGACCAGATCGGCCCATGCCTTGACCGTGGCAGGCACACTGAAATTGTAGATCGGCGTTGCGAATACGACCGTGTCAGCGGCCATCAGCTCTTCGATCAAGGTGTCGGCGATCGCGGCGAGTTCGGCCTGCTCAGGGGTGCGATCAGCCGCCGGGGTAAGATTGGCGCCGAACCGGTCTTCACTGATAAAGGGCAGGTCATTGGCGGCAAGATTGCGCGCTGTGATGCTGGCGCCTGATTTTGCGGCGAGACCTTCGGCCAGTTTCTTGCCAAGACCGTCTGAGACGCTTTCATCACCGCGAATTGAGGCGGATAGGTGAAGGATGTTGGACATGAATTTTCTCCTGAGAATTTGAAAGGATAATGAGCCAGCCGGGCGAGGGGTTCCCGGCTGGCTCAGGGGGATCAGGCAGCGTCAACCAACACAATTTCAGTGTCTTCGAGAGCCGTGATCGTTATTTGATCAAGCTGCGTGATGGCCACGCCGTCGCGCGCATTGGCCTCTACATCGTCAACTTTGATTTTACCGGTGGCGGGCACGAGATACAGGTGACGCGAGGCATCGCCGATCTCGTAGGTTACGCTTTCGCCGGCTTTGATCGTTGCGCCCAGCACACGTGCATCGGTGCGGATACGCAGCGTGTCGTTGTCATTGTCAGATCCCGAGGCGAGCGGAACAAAGGTGCCGCTGCGGTCGCCTTTCGGAAACTGCTTTGCGCCCCAGCTTGGTTCGCCGCCGCGTTCATCGGGAATGATCCAGATTTGGAACAGGGTCGTCTCTGTGTCCTCCAGATTGTATTCCGAATGGCGCACGCCGCTGCCCGCGCTCATCACCTGAACATCGCCTGCTTCGGTGCGGCCTTCATTGCCCATGCTGTCACGGTGCGTGATCGCGCCGGTACGGACATAGGTGATGATCTCCATGTCTTCGTGCGGGTGTGTGGGAAAGCCTGTGCCCGGTGCGATCGCATCATCATTCCAAACGCGCAAGGAGCCCCAATTGACGCGGGCAGGATCTTGATAGCTCGCGAACGAAAAATGATGATGCGCATCCAGCCAGCCGTGATTGGCGGCGCCAAGGGTGTTGAAAGGGCGAAGTTCGATCATGGTCTGTCTCCTGTTGCGGTCACGGAATGCCTGGTTCCGCGTTCTTGAACCTGGAGATAGGCGCGGCAGTGTGATCTGATAACTGCGATAAAACTTGCCAAAATGTTCTGATTATCTGAACATATGCTCATGAAGTTAGGCGATCCCACTCTCGATCAATTGCGCATTTTCCTCGCCGTCGTGAAACATGGCAGCTTTGGCGGCGCAGCGCGCGCCACAAACCGCGCGGTTTCCGCGATCAGTTATGGGATCGCGCAATTGGAAACACAGCTCGCGGTGTCCCTGTTCGAGCGGGAGGGGTCGCGCCGTCCCGTGCTGACCAAGGCGGGCGAAGGATTGCTGGTTGAAGCGCGTTCTGTAACCGACCGGGTCGATGCGCTGCTCGCCAAAACGCGTTCGCTTCATGCCGGGTTGGAAAGCGAGATCGGATTGGTGCTCGATGTGATGGTGCCCGGCGAATTGACGGCCCGTGTCCTGCGCGAATTTCGGCGTTTGTTTCCCACGGTCGGGCTAAAACTCAATATCGAGGGGTTGGGCGCGGTGGCGGAATGTCTGCTTGATAACCGCGCTCAGCTGGCGCTGGGCGGTCCGGTGTTCGGCGATCATTCCGAACTTGAAAGACAGGTTATCGGAGAAGTCGAGCTGGTGCCGGTCGCAGCGCCCGATCATCCTCTGGCGGAAAGCGGGATTGCACCGGGTGAAAGTCGAAAGCATCTGCAACTGGTGCTGGCGGATCGATCCGCGCTGACCAAGGGCCGCGAGTTTTCCGTATTGAGCCCGCTGACATGGCGGCTCGGTGATTTGAGCGCGAAACATTCGCTGCTGAAAGAGGGGCTGGGATGGGGCAATATGCCGCGCGCCATGGTGGCCGATGATCTGGCGGCGGGGCGATTGGTGGCGCTGGATCTGCCGGAAAAGCCGGGAGTTCAATACCCGCTCAGTGCGCTTTGGCGGCGAGACGATCGTTTGGGTCCGGCGGCCAGTTGGTTGATTGACGCCTTTCGCGGCGAATTAAGAACCGAACGCGGGTGACGCATCCAATGTTTGGCTGTGGTTTTGGTCTCGAAAAATTCAAGTTCCAGCCGATCTGCCAGCCGCCGGTATTGCACCATGACCAAAGGTGACGGCGCGACAAGCGCAAGCTGTTTGAGCCCTAAAGGCGGACTTCGCGCAGCCATGAAAGCGCCGTGATCTTGTCATCGAAGAATTGAACTTCGATACCATCACTCAGCCGGCGATATTGCATTTTGACAAGAGCCGATGCCCCAATGATCGAAACACGGCGCAGGCCGAATTTCTGCGCATTCAGGAGCTGTGCGCGGATCGCGTCGCCAGTGGCGCGGTCTTGAGGCACAAAGTCGGTAAAATCGCCAAACACCACAATTGGCCGCCGCGCCTTCACCAGCGGCAGTGAGGTCGCATCCAATTTCCCGAGAAAGGCTGTCATTCCTTCAAGATCCCAGAAGCCCGAGATCGAAAAGTGCACTTCGGCAAGTTCTTCGTACAAAACGACAGAATGAGATGGAGCGATGACGATCATAGGACGAAGATACACCGCAGAACGTAAAATTTGCGTATATCGCCGGTAAGTATCTTTGTGGACCTATGGCCCGAATGCGACCGGTTCATCGCCCGCTTTCCACGGCGTGAACTTGGGCATGATCGCTTTGAACAGATCAGAGGCAAGGTGTCCCTCGAGCCATTCCTGCACATGCGGCAGGCCCTGTTCGTCGAACCAGTCACGATCGGTGTTGGCGAATTGACGGATGAAGGGAAACAGCGCGATATCGGCCAGAGTGCGGGTGCCGCCGCACAGATGCTTGCTTGAGCCCAGTCGCGCGTCGAGATCGTTCAGGATCGCCAATCCGCCGGAACGGTGATCGAACCGGAAGGTGTCATCATCACCGCCTGCTTCATCGGGGTAACGGGTGGGGTATTTGTAGCGGTCAAGGTGATGTTTGAACGGGCCATCGTTGCGGGCGATCAGACCGGAATCATCGCCCGCCAGCCATCCCTCGGGATCGTTCTGCGAAAGCGCCCAGCGCATAATGGCGATGCTTTCGTCGATCACGGTTCCATCTTGGAGGACCAGCACCGGAACGGTCGCTTTGGCAGATGCCTCGGCAAGCTGAGGCGGCTTGTCGGCCAGTTTGACCTCGCGCAGTTCAACCGTGATCCCTGCCATCCATAGCGCCATGCGCGCCCGCATTGCATAGGGGCAGCGGCGGAAGGAATAGAGGGCGGGCAGCGCGCTCATTCGGTGTTTGCGTCCGAACCGGAATCTGGCGACAGGCCGGACGGGAAATTCGCCTCCCACCCGCCATCGGACAATTTCGGTGTGTCGTCATCGCTGGCCCTGGGCGCGGCGCCTACATGTATTTCGCCGCGCTGTTTTGCGAGCTGCTGCTGGCGTTGGCGCTCGGCATAGCGGGCGCGTTGTTGTTCGCCGCGTTCATTGATGCAATGCGGGCAGCTGACCCCGGCGGCATAATCATCCGAGGCCATTTCTGCCTTTGTCAAAGGCATCCGGCAGGCAAAGCATTGGCCGTATGATCCCAGCTCAAGCCCGTGTTTGACCGCCACGCGCTGATCAAAAACGAAACATTCGCCTTCCCATTTGCTGTCCTCTTCAGGAACCGTTTCGAGGTATTTGAGAATACCGCCTTTCAGGTGGAACACATCCTCAATGCCCTCGGAACGCAGGAAACTGGTCGATTTTTCGCAGCGAATGCCGCCGGTGCAGAACATCGCGACTTTCTTTTTACCCTCGAGCAATTCGTCGCGGTGTTCGCGAAACCACGTGGGAAATTCGCCAAAGCTTTTTGTTTTGGGATCAACCGCGCCTTTGAATGTGCCAACGGCGACTTCATAATCATTCCGCGTGTCGATTACGATGGTTTCAGGATCGCTGATCAGATCGTTCCAATCCTCCGGCGCGACATAGCGGCCCACGCTTGCGCGCGGATCGATATCCGGCTGGCCCATGGTCACGATCTCACGCTTCAGCCGGACCTTCATGCGGTTGAAGGGCATTTCATCGGCGTGGCTGAATTTCACTTCGGTTTCCGCGCAGCCGGGCAGGGCGCGGATATGTTCAAGAACGCTGGACAGCGCATTATGCGTGCCTGCGATTGTGCCGTTGATGCCTTCCTTCGCAAGCAGGATTGTGCCTTTGACACCCGCGCCGTCGCACGCCGCCTGAAGCGGGGCCTGGATCGCAGCGGGATCGTCAAAGCGCGTAAAGCGATAGAGCGCGGCGACTTGGATGGGTGATTGGTGGACCGGCATGGGGCCTGCGTTTAGCGTGGTGTGGCACTTGCCTGCAATAGCCACTGACGCGGCAGTCTTCAGGAAGCGTACTTGGGGCTTCTAATGTCCGATTTTGGGGTGGAAAGCGGGCAAGAGATATGCTGCAAATGATGCCTCACATTGTTATCGTAGTTCATGAGCAAAATACTTGTCCCTTCAAGCGGCCCTTCGGACTGGAAACAGTTCCTCGCAAAGCCAGACCTCCATTGGGCCAAAGGCTACTCAGCCCGAACCATGGCGTATTCTTGGGAGGATGCTGATACCCCGCCAAGCGAAGTTCTTGCTCTCATGGAAGAGGCGTTCGGGCCAGCAAAATTCTTATTCGGGGTGCCGGAGCACAAGACTGCATTGCCCGGCGGTTCCAGAGAAAGCCAATCAGATTTGTTCGCTTTGATGCGCCATGAAGAAGGGCTGGCTACTTACACTATTGAGGGGAAGGTCGATGAACCTTTCGGACCTACTGTAGGAGAGTGGAGCAAGAACGCGTCGGTCGGAAAGATTGAGAGGCTTGATTTCCTCTGTGCTACTCTGG
This genomic interval carries:
- a CDS encoding glutathione S-transferase, giving the protein MSALPALYSFRRCPYAMRARMALWMAGITVELREVKLADKPPQLAEASAKATVPVLVLQDGTVIDESIAIMRWALSQNDPEGWLAGDDSGLIARNDGPFKHHLDRYKYPTRYPDEAGGDDDTFRFDHRSGGLAILNDLDARLGSSKHLCGGTRTLADIALFPFIRQFANTDRDWFDEQGLPHVQEWLEGHLASDLFKAIMPKFTPWKAGDEPVAFGP
- a CDS encoding DUF6946 family protein; the encoded protein is MSKILVPSSGPSDWKQFLAKPDLHWAKGYSARTMAYSWEDADTPPSEVLALMEEAFGPAKFLFGVPEHKTALPGGSRESQSDLFALMRHEEGLATYTIEGKVDEPFGPTVGEWSKNASVGKIERLDFLCATLGISTCPPDIRYQLLHRTVSALVEADRFAASMAGMIVHSFSPELRWSHEFIRFAELLGCDIKVGEAAVLETPSGKPLMVAWASGDQRFREK
- the trhO gene encoding oxygen-dependent tRNA uridine(34) hydroxylase TrhO — encoded protein: MPVHQSPIQVAALYRFTRFDDPAAIQAPLQAACDGAGVKGTILLAKEGINGTIAGTHNALSSVLEHIRALPGCAETEVKFSHADEMPFNRMKVRLKREIVTMGQPDIDPRASVGRYVAPEDWNDLISDPETIVIDTRNDYEVAVGTFKGAVDPKTKSFGEFPTWFREHRDELLEGKKKVAMFCTGGIRCEKSTSFLRSEGIEDVFHLKGGILKYLETVPEEDSKWEGECFVFDQRVAVKHGLELGSYGQCFACRMPLTKAEMASDDYAAGVSCPHCINERGEQQRARYAERQRQQQLAKQRGEIHVGAAPRASDDDTPKLSDGGWEANFPSGLSPDSGSDANTE
- a CDS encoding MFS transporter; the encoded protein is MTEMSAANGLVLERSRPLRLFTLFILYVGQGMPIGLFWFAIPAWMAVNGASAADIGSVAALTALPWSLKLVNGFIMDRYTYLAMGRRRVWILGAQMVMIFCLIIAALLNPSASDVAILGAIAFAVNLATTFQDVAVDGLAVDIMTEDERARGSGMMFGGQAIGISAATAITGFLIEDFGAPVSYLCVAALIAMLCIYIACFRERQGERSLPWSAGEANERNLEIQLDAWWPLLKSTCASLFTVQSLLWIAVLFSLGILYGGMAGAGPIIGANYVGWDVSAISAHTAIAGLVSGVLVMTLGGWLGDKFGAKMIGMIWIAITILLMLSMFGLSEHWGSSFLFLIFLYGWLSLNNLRTVAILPIAMRLCDPKVAATQFTIYMAVSNFGISFGAFMLGQSDKMGGLQSIFAIVALGHVIGLVLLLTVKFPRRPEYYQILKRRELRAVQKPA
- a CDS encoding pirin family protein; the protein is MIELRPFNTLGAANHGWLDAHHHFSFASYQDPARVNWGSLRVWNDDAIAPGTGFPTHPHEDMEIITYVRTGAITHRDSMGNEGRTEAGDVQVMSAGSGVRHSEYNLEDTETTLFQIWIIPDERGGEPSWGAKQFPKGDRSGTFVPLASGSDNDNDTLRIRTDARVLGATIKAGESVTYEIGDASRHLYLVPATGKIKVDDVEANARDGVAITQLDQITITALEDTEIVLVDAA
- a CDS encoding FMN-dependent NADH-azoreductase; translated protein: MSNILHLSASIRGDESVSDGLGKKLAEGLAAKSGASITARNLAANDLPFISEDRFGANLTPAADRTPEQAELAAIADTLIEELMAADTVVFATPIYNFSVPATVKAWADLVARAGTTFEYTPTGPAGLLEGKKAYITVASGGTPVGSDMDFATSWLKFFLGFLGIKDVQVIAADGIMGEDAADKIAAAHSKVDAIIA
- a CDS encoding LysR family transcriptional regulator, producing the protein MKLGDPTLDQLRIFLAVVKHGSFGGAARATNRAVSAISYGIAQLETQLAVSLFEREGSRRPVLTKAGEGLLVEARSVTDRVDALLAKTRSLHAGLESEIGLVLDVMVPGELTARVLREFRRLFPTVGLKLNIEGLGAVAECLLDNRAQLALGGPVFGDHSELERQVIGEVELVPVAAPDHPLAESGIAPGESRKHLQLVLADRSALTKGREFSVLSPLTWRLGDLSAKHSLLKEGLGWGNMPRAMVADDLAAGRLVALDLPEKPGVQYPLSALWRRDDRLGPAASWLIDAFRGELRTERG